From Roseateles sp. SL47:
CTGCGGCGCCCTGTCCTGGGTGCTGACCAACCAGGCGCGTGCGCGCACGGACGACTACATGGCCAGCGAGGCCGCTTCCGTGGCACGCGTGGCCGACGCCCTGGACCGCACCGCCCGCGACTCGGCCAACCGTCTGTATGACGTGCTGGCAGCCGATCTGCCGGACGGCAAGTTCGTGCTGGACGGTGAGGGGGAACTCTCGCATGACGGGCGCAAGATCAACGGCAACCTGGATTTGCCCGACAACTTCACCCACCGCACCGGCGGCGTGGCCACGATCTTCGCCCGCAAGGGCACCGATTTCATCCGCATCACCACCTCGCTGAAGAAGCAGGACGGCTCGCGCGCCATGGGCACCTTGCTGGATACCGCCGGCACGCCCTACGCCAAGGTGAGCGCCGGTGAGACCTACGTGGGCCCCGCCACGCTGTTCGGCGTGCCCTACATGACCCGCTATACGCCGGTGAAGGATGCCGGCGGCAAGATCGTCGGCATTCTGTTCATCGGCTTTGACATGCGCGGCCTGCAGGAGGAACTGGTGCAGTTGGCCGGCGCCGTGAAGCTGTTCGAGACCGGCGGCCTGTATCTGCTGGACCCGGGCAAGACCCCGGAAGACGCCCAACTGCGCGGCCATCCGACCGCCAAGGGCAAGAAGCTCGCGGACGTCCTCAAGCCCGAGGTCGCCCAAGCCCTGGTGAAACGTCTGGCCGAAGACAAGGATGGCGTGCTGGAAGAAATTCCCGGCGTCTACAACACGGACCACCAGGACGCATTCGCCGTGGCGCAACGCTCCAAGGCGACCGGCTGGTGGGTCGTGGCCGAGGCCTCGCGTTCCACCGCCCTGGCATCGCACTACAACACGCTGTGGGCACTGTGGGGCCTGATGCTGCTGGCTGTGGTGATGCTGGGCCTGGGCGTGACGTGGCTGCTGGGCCGCTGGGTGGGCCAGCCGATGGCCCAGCTCAACCGTGCCGTGGCCGCCGTGGCGGCCGGTGATCTGACGCATCCGGTGCGTGTGAACCAGCAGGACGACATGGGCGCCCTGGCTGCCAGCGTGGAGCAGATGCGCCAGCAACTGGCCAGCACCATCACCGAAGTGCGGCACGCCAGCGACAGCATCGGCACCGCCAGCGCGGAAGTGGCCGCCGGCAGCCGCGACCTGTCGTCGCGGACCGAGCAGTCGGCCAGCCATCTGCAGGAGACGGCTTCCGCCCTGGAAGAATTGGCCGGCTCCAT
This genomic window contains:
- a CDS encoding methyl-accepting chemotaxis protein, producing the protein MLVVICGALSWVLTNQARARTDDYMASEAASVARVADALDRTARDSANRLYDVLAADLPDGKFVLDGEGELSHDGRKINGNLDLPDNFTHRTGGVATIFARKGTDFIRITTSLKKQDGSRAMGTLLDTAGTPYAKVSAGETYVGPATLFGVPYMTRYTPVKDAGGKIVGILFIGFDMRGLQEELVQLAGAVKLFETGGLYLLDPGKTPEDAQLRGHPTAKGKKLADVLKPEVAQALVKRLAEDKDGVLEEIPGVYNTDHQDAFAVAQRSKATGWWVVAEASRSTALASHYNTLWALWGLMLLAVVMLGLGVTWLLGRWVGQPMAQLNRAVAAVAAGDLTHPVRVNQQDDMGALAASVEQMRQQLASTITEVRHASDSIGTASAEVAAGSRDLSSRTEQSASHLQETASALEELAGSMSQTAASAQQAHQLVGESDQAAQRGGAVVQQVVNTMDEISSASRQISDIIGTIDSIAFQTNILALNAAVEAARAGEQGRGFAVVASEVRQLAQRSAEAAKQIKGLITASGERVESGARLVSDTGAAMKAIVTSVRRVTDIIGEISTAAHEQAQGVTRINGAVAQLDQGTQQNAALVEESTAAAESLREQAHRLVEQVGRFRV